A region of Limisphaera ngatamarikiensis DNA encodes the following proteins:
- the trpS gene encoding tryptophan--tRNA ligase: MRILSGIQPSGALHLGNYFGMMKPAIELQSQGEAYYFIADYHSMTSLFDPEARRRYTLEVALDFLACGLDPRRAVFFRQSDVPEVCELTWLLGTVTPMGLLERCHSYKDKIAKGISPNFGLFAYPVLMAADILIYDSNLVPVGQDQKQHVEVTRDIAAKFNDTYGPTFVIPEPLIRAEVAKVPGIDGEKMSKSYGNTIEIFGDENVLRKKIMSIKMDSRTPEEPKPDADRNLAIQLMKLVAPPEEAQRYEERLRAGGLGYAELKRALFGFYWEYFAPARKKRAELAANLDYVEQVLREGAARARAKAREVLDRARRACGLS, translated from the coding sequence ATGCGGATTCTGTCCGGTATCCAGCCCTCGGGCGCTCTGCACCTGGGCAACTACTTCGGAATGATGAAACCTGCGATCGAACTCCAGTCGCAGGGTGAGGCCTACTATTTCATCGCGGATTACCATTCCATGACCTCCCTGTTCGATCCGGAGGCCCGCCGCCGTTACACGCTCGAGGTGGCACTGGACTTTCTGGCCTGCGGACTCGACCCCCGGCGCGCCGTCTTCTTCCGGCAGTCCGACGTGCCCGAGGTCTGCGAACTGACCTGGTTGCTCGGCACCGTGACCCCCATGGGGCTGCTCGAACGCTGCCACAGCTACAAGGACAAAATCGCCAAGGGAATCTCCCCCAACTTCGGCCTCTTTGCCTACCCCGTGCTCATGGCCGCCGACATTCTGATCTACGACTCCAATCTCGTGCCCGTCGGGCAGGACCAAAAACAGCACGTCGAGGTCACCCGGGACATCGCCGCCAAGTTCAACGACACCTACGGGCCCACCTTCGTCATCCCCGAGCCGCTCATCCGGGCCGAGGTCGCCAAGGTCCCGGGCATCGACGGTGAAAAAATGAGCAAGAGCTACGGCAACACGATCGAAATCTTCGGCGACGAAAACGTGCTCCGCAAAAAGATCATGAGCATCAAAATGGACAGCCGCACGCCGGAGGAGCCCAAGCCCGATGCCGATCGCAACCTCGCCATCCAACTCATGAAGCTGGTGGCACCGCCCGAGGAAGCCCAACGCTACGAGGAACGTCTCCGCGCCGGCGGTCTTGGCTACGCCGAACTCAAACGGGCCCTGTTCGGCTTTTACTGGGAGTACTTCGCCCCGGCTCGCAAAAAGCGTGCCGAACTGGCGGCCAACCTCGACTACGTCGAGCAGGTGCTGCGGGAAGGCGCGGCCAGGGCCAGGGCCAAGGCCCGCGAGGTCCTCGATCGCGCCCGCCGGGCCTGCGGCCTTTCCTGA
- the argB gene encoding acetylglutamate kinase, which yields MQDLIAKAATLLEALPYIQKYSGATFVVKYGGSFMDSPDPTVRTSVARDIVFLEAVEINPVVVHGGGKAISRAMERAGLTPKFIQGQRLTDEATAAIVDEVLSRQINPEIVQTINQLGGLARGIPGPDVFQCRKLLVEDRQQPGRMLDIGYVGEVTRVDTAPILECLEQGITPVISPTARGEDGHIYNCNADIAAAQTAIALKARRLVFMSDVPGILRNPNDPDSVIPCLRVAEVEELKRTGVIDRGMIPKVDSAVAALRAGVEKVSFVDGRVPHAVLLEIFTDEGVGTILVP from the coding sequence ATGCAGGATCTGATCGCCAAAGCGGCCACCCTCTTGGAGGCCCTGCCCTATATCCAAAAGTACAGCGGCGCCACCTTCGTCGTGAAATACGGGGGCTCCTTCATGGACTCGCCCGACCCGACCGTGCGAACCAGCGTGGCCCGCGACATCGTCTTCCTCGAAGCCGTGGAGATCAATCCCGTGGTCGTCCATGGCGGTGGCAAGGCCATCAGCCGTGCCATGGAACGAGCCGGCCTGACCCCGAAGTTCATCCAGGGCCAGCGCCTCACCGACGAAGCCACCGCGGCCATCGTGGATGAAGTGCTGTCCCGCCAAATCAATCCCGAAATTGTCCAGACCATCAATCAGCTGGGTGGCCTGGCCCGTGGCATTCCCGGACCGGACGTCTTCCAATGTCGCAAGCTCCTTGTGGAAGACCGCCAGCAGCCCGGCCGAATGCTGGACATCGGTTACGTGGGTGAAGTAACCCGCGTGGACACCGCGCCCATCCTCGAATGCCTCGAGCAGGGCATCACGCCCGTAATCAGCCCCACCGCCCGGGGCGAGGACGGACATATCTACAACTGCAACGCCGACATCGCCGCGGCCCAAACCGCCATCGCCCTCAAAGCACGGCGACTGGTCTTCATGAGCGATGTCCCCGGCATCCTCCGCAACCCCAATGACCCGGACTCGGTCATCCCCTGTCTCCGCGTCGCTGAGGTGGAGGAACTCAAGCGCACCGGCGTCATTGACCGGGGGATGATCCCCAAGGTCGACAGCGCCGTGGCCGCCCTCCGGGCCGGGGTGGAAAAGGTTTCCTTTGTGGACGGCCGCGTTCCCCACGCCGTGCTCTTGGAGATCTTCACCGACGAAGGCGTGGGCACCATCCTCGTCCCTTGA
- the mnmA gene encoding tRNA 2-thiouridine(34) synthase MnmA, whose translation MAHNGRIRVVVGMSGGVDSSATAALLLEQGYEVIGITLKLWPQDCRYRAEDKCCGPQAVSDARAVCDRLGIPYYLIDESAEFHQIVIRYFAEEYKAGRTPNPCVICNQELKFGRLLERASRLGAHYVATGHYARLERRSDGRTLLYRGRDPRKDQSYFLFSLRQDQLARAMFPLGDRTKTETREVARHCRLKTADKVESQEICFVPDNDYGRFLRESNLVEPRRGEIVDLQGRVLGYHEGVAFYTIGQRRGLRVAAGRPLYVVDLDPENNRVIVGEDTHLLADTFVIERCNWIPFDQLTAPTEAVVKIRYNHPGTPAVVEPLEGGRARVRLREPQRAITPGQAAVFYQGDLVLGGGWICRG comes from the coding sequence ATGGCGCATAACGGACGCATTCGGGTCGTCGTTGGTATGAGCGGAGGAGTGGACTCCTCCGCAACCGCCGCGCTGTTGCTCGAGCAGGGTTACGAGGTCATCGGCATCACCCTCAAACTCTGGCCTCAGGACTGCCGTTACCGTGCCGAAGACAAGTGCTGCGGTCCCCAGGCCGTCAGCGACGCCCGGGCGGTCTGCGATCGCCTCGGCATCCCCTACTACCTCATTGACGAATCCGCAGAGTTCCACCAGATCGTCATTCGATATTTCGCCGAGGAGTACAAGGCCGGCCGCACACCCAATCCCTGCGTCATCTGCAATCAGGAACTCAAATTCGGCCGGCTGCTCGAACGTGCCTCCCGACTCGGTGCCCATTACGTGGCCACCGGTCACTACGCCCGGCTCGAACGCCGGTCGGACGGGCGTACGCTCCTTTACCGGGGACGCGACCCCCGCAAGGACCAGAGCTATTTCCTGTTCTCGCTACGACAGGACCAACTGGCCCGCGCCATGTTCCCCCTGGGGGACAGGACCAAAACCGAAACCCGCGAAGTGGCCCGACATTGCCGGCTCAAGACCGCGGACAAGGTCGAAAGCCAGGAGATCTGTTTCGTCCCCGACAACGATTACGGGCGGTTTCTGCGTGAATCAAACCTCGTGGAACCCCGCCGGGGCGAAATTGTGGACCTGCAGGGCCGGGTCCTGGGTTATCACGAGGGCGTGGCATTTTACACCATTGGCCAGCGCCGGGGGCTCCGTGTCGCGGCCGGCCGCCCGCTCTATGTCGTGGACCTGGATCCCGAGAACAACCGCGTCATCGTGGGCGAGGACACCCACCTGCTGGCTGACACGTTTGTCATCGAGCGCTGCAACTGGATCCCGTTCGATCAGTTGACCGCGCCCACTGAGGCCGTGGTAAAAATCCGGTACAATCACCCCGGCACACCGGCGGTTGTGGAACCCCTGGAGGGAGGCCGTGCCCGGGTCCGATTGCGGGAACCCCAGCGGGCCATCACGCCGGGTCAGGCCGCCGTGTTCTATCAGGGCGACCTGGTACTGGGCGGAGGCTGGATCTGCCGCGGCTGA
- the rfbB gene encoding dTDP-glucose 4,6-dehydratase has translation MNLLVTGGAGFIGSNLIHHIIDRPEIRVLVNLDCLTYAGHLENLERVAGHPKYVFEKVDLRDKAAVFEVVKRHRITHVLHLAAESHVDRSITGPGDFIHTNIVGTFHLLEACRLCWLEGQGEVEPPPGGFRFHHVSTDEVYGSLGPTGYFTETTPYAPNSPYSASKAASDMLVRAYHHTYGLPTLITNCSNNYGPYQFPEKLIPVVILSALNRRPIPVYGDGMNVRDWLYVLDHAEALWQVLTRGRVGETYNIGGNNEWPNLRIVERICDLVDEFRPDLGGNSRRLITFVKDRPGHDRRYAIDAGKIRRELGWTPAHSFDEGLRKTVRWYLDNQDWVRKVLAKASRSGTETRA, from the coding sequence ATGAATCTGTTGGTGACCGGTGGTGCCGGTTTCATTGGATCGAACCTGATCCATCACATCATTGACCGGCCGGAAATCCGGGTCCTGGTAAATCTCGACTGTTTAACCTACGCAGGGCACCTGGAGAACCTCGAGCGCGTGGCGGGTCATCCGAAGTACGTGTTTGAAAAGGTGGACCTGCGGGACAAGGCGGCGGTGTTCGAGGTGGTGAAACGGCATCGGATCACGCACGTGCTGCATCTGGCGGCGGAATCCCACGTGGACCGCTCGATCACCGGGCCCGGCGATTTCATCCATACGAACATTGTGGGCACGTTTCATTTACTGGAGGCGTGCCGGCTTTGCTGGCTGGAAGGGCAGGGGGAGGTGGAACCGCCGCCGGGTGGGTTTCGTTTCCATCATGTGAGCACGGACGAGGTGTACGGGTCCCTGGGCCCGACGGGCTATTTTACCGAAACGACCCCGTACGCCCCGAACTCGCCCTATTCGGCCAGCAAGGCGGCGTCGGACATGCTGGTGCGGGCGTATCATCATACCTATGGCCTGCCCACGCTGATCACGAACTGCTCGAACAACTACGGTCCGTACCAGTTTCCAGAAAAGCTGATTCCGGTGGTGATCCTGAGCGCGTTGAATCGGCGGCCGATTCCGGTGTACGGGGATGGAATGAATGTTCGGGATTGGCTGTATGTGCTGGATCATGCGGAGGCGTTGTGGCAGGTCCTGACCCGGGGTCGGGTGGGTGAAACCTACAACATTGGCGGGAACAACGAGTGGCCGAACCTGCGGATTGTGGAGCGGATTTGTGATCTGGTGGATGAGTTCCGGCCGGATTTGGGCGGCAATTCCCGCCGACTGATCACCTTTGTGAAGGACCGACCCGGCCACGACCGCCGCTACGCGATTGACGCCGGCAAGATCCGCCGCGAACTGGGTTGGACGCCGGCACACTCGTTTGATGAAGGACTGCGCAAGACGGTCCGTTGGTACCTCGATAACCAGGATTGGGTACGAAAGGTTCTGGCAAAAGCGTCTCGGTCGGGGACGGAGACCCGGGCGTAG